GCTTTGCTTTGATTTCTTGTATTTCCATTTTTGTCTTGTTGAAAATCCTGCAATAATATTATTCATTATTTTGAAAGCAAAAATACAATTAACTTTCATATATTTGCAATAGAATTTCAACATAAGCAAAATAACAGTCCAAAACTTTCAAATTATGGTAAATTTGCAGACAACAATAGAACTTTGGAACATGAAGTTTAACGACAAAATCAAAGCCTTACGAAAGGCCTCCAATATGAACCAACAAGAGTTGGCAGATAAAATACATATACACGTTACCCACTTGTCAAAAATGGAAAACGGCCATTTACTGCCCTCTATTGATATTGTGCAACGATTAATGAAAGTGTTTGCCGTAAGTGCCGACAACCTTTTAAACGACAAGGAAAACAGTGTAGTGGAGCTACAGAACCACGAACTAAATGAACAGTTGATGTTGATTAATCAACTTGACGAAGATGAAAAAAATGCACTGGTGAAAATTATAAACTCTATGCTTACAAAAAAACGGATGAAGGATTTATTAGACGGTAAAATAAACTTCTAAATAAATAAATCTCTCTTACTCTTCCAATGTGTTCCGGATCATTGATTGTATGCTTACCAAATCAAAGTTTAAGGATTTCTTTCAGAATGTGAAGGCTCGGTTATAAACCCTTTCCTAAAGCCTGGCCTGTACTTTGTCACGAAGCCCTTACACGCCTTGGCTTCAGCTTAGCCTACTGGGGAAGCTGAAAATGTATTGTTTGTTCGAGTTGTACTTTTACTGGTTTTCCTCTTTGAATACCAGGTAACCAATTATCCATTAGATTAATTATTCGTACAGCTTCTTCATCGAGCAAAGGGTGGACGTTTTGAATCACTTTTACATTTCCTATAGTGCCATCTTCTTCTATTGTGAAACCTAAAAGGACTGTACCTTTAATCCTTTTTTCAAGAGCTTCTGCAGGGTAGGTAAGATTTTTATTTAAATATTCATTTATACCTTCTTTCCCATTTGGGTACATAGGAAATCTATCTACCAAAGAAAATCCTCCTTCAGGAACTTCAAAAAATTTTACTTCCTGGTAATTTTTTTC
This sequence is a window from Bacteroidota bacterium. Protein-coding genes within it:
- a CDS encoding helix-turn-helix transcriptional regulator, which produces MKFNDKIKALRKASNMNQQELADKIHIHVTHLSKMENGHLLPSIDIVQRLMKVFAVSADNLLNDKENSVVELQNHELNEQLMLINQLDEDEKNALVKIINSMLTKKRMKDLLDGKINF
- a CDS encoding energy transducer TonB — translated: MKITNFLIAFLFFPFLGVCQTGSKEFEEKLIKEKNYQEVKFFEVPEGGFSLVDRFPMYPNGKEGINEYLNKNLTYPAEALEKRIKGTVLLGFTIEEDGTIGNVKVIQNVHPLLDEEAVRIINLMDNWLPGIQRGKPVKVQLEQTIHFQLPQ